AGCTCGTCGACCTGGGCGATCACGTGTTCGTGGCCGGCGAGGTCATCACGAGCCGCCGCGGCGAGCTGTCGATCATGGTGAGCTCGTGGCAGATCGCGGCGAAGGCGATCCTGCCGCTGCCGAACCTGCACAACGACCTCAACGAGGAGACCCGCGTGCGCAGCCGGTACCTCGACCTCATCGCGCGCGAGCAGGCGCGCAAGAACGTGCTCGACCGGGCGAAGACGAATGCGAGCCTGCGGCACACCTTCGAGGGCCTCGGTTTCGTCGAGGTCGAGACGCCGATGCTGCAGGTCATGCACGGCGGGGCATCCGCTCGTCCGTTCGTGACGCACTCGAACGCGTTCGACACCGAGCTCTACCTGCGCATCGCCCCCGAGCTCTACCTCAAGCGCGCCGTCGTCGGCGGCATCGAGCGGGTGTTCGAGATCAACCGCAACTTCCGCAACGAGGGCGCCGATTCGACGCACAGCCCCGAGTTCGCGATGCTCGAGGCCTACGAGGCCTACGGCGACTACACCACCATGGCCGACCTCACGCAGCGCCTCATCCAAGATGCCGCGCTCGCGACGAGCGGCTCGCACGTCGTCACCTGGGCCGACGGCACCGAGTTCGACCTCGGCGGCGAGTGGGACCGCATCTCGATGTACGGCACCCTCTCCGAGGCGGTCGGCGAGCAGATCACGGCCGAGACCCCGATCGAGCGGCTGCGCCAGCTCGCCGACGAGGCCGGCATCGAGATCGAGCACCCCCTGCCCGGCAAGTACGTCGAAGAGCTCTGGGAGCACCACATCAAGGGCGGGCTCGTGCGCCCGACGTTCGTCATGGACTTCCCGCTCGACACCTCGCCGCTCGTGCGCGCGCACCGCAGCACCGCAGGCGTGGTCGAGAAGTGGGACCTCTACGTGCGCGGCTTCGAGCTGGCCACCGGCTACTCCGAGCTCGTCGACCCGGTCGTGCAGCGCGAGCGCTTCGTCGAGCAGGCCAAGCTCGCCGCCGACGGCGACCCCGAGGCCATGCGCCTCGACGAGGAGTTCCTGCGTGCGCTCGAGTTCGGCATGCCGCCCTCGGGCGGCATGGGCATGGGCATCGATCGCCTCCTCATGGCGCTCACCGGTCTCGGCATCCGCGAGACCATCCTCTTCCCGCTGGTCAAGTGAGCGTGCCGGCAATGACCTCGACGAGCGGATGCCGCAGATGAACGACTACCTCCCCAAGAGCGAGCTCGAGCCCGACCCCGACCCCAAGCGGCCGTCGAACGCCCGCGTCGCGATCTGGATCATCGTCGGCGCGGTCGGCGCCTACCTGCTCGGGTCGGGCATCTGGGGCATCATCACCGCCGGCTGACGAACACGACGCCGCGGTAGCCGGTCGGGCCCCACGCGACCATTCGGTCCAGGTCGGGGGTCGCGATCGGCAGCTCATGGGCGTCGACCCACGTCTCGCCCTCGTCGGAGCTGATCCACGGGTCCTGGATCACGACGACGCCGTCGCCAGCGGCGTGCGCGAGCACCCAGTGCGGACCGGTCTCGCCGTGCATCGGTGCCTCGTCGACGAGTAGGAGTGCGAGATCGCCGGCCGCGACCCGTGCGGCGATCTCGTCGGCAGACACGCGTTCGCGATGCACGGGAACGGCGAGCTCGGCGGCCCTGCGGAGGGATTCCGCCTGCAGTTCGGTCCTGAAGTCGTGCTCGAATGCCGAGTACGACTCGACGAGCACGGGGCCTTCGGCGTCGAGCCAGACCTCGACGGCGTCGGTGTCGGTCAGGCTCTCGCGCATCACGACCGCGAGCCCGATCGGCTCGACCGCAGGGAAGTTGCTCGCGCGGCGCCAGAAGGCGAGCTCGAGGTCCCGATCGGACTCGCGGTCGGCGCCGAGGCCTGCCGCGCCGCTCACCTCGACGGCGAGCAGCCCTGCGACGGCGCCGCAGGTGAAGAGCGTCGTCTGCGCGTAGTACGGCGGCTCCGCATGGGCGAGCGGCCGGTGCCAGCGCACCAGTCCGTCGGTGCCGAGCGTGCCCGGCGCCGAGGAGTGCGGAGCGCGCAGCGGCACGAAGCCGCGTGCCACCGCGATCTCGGGAACGGGTGCGCCTGCCGGCAGTTCCCACTTGAGGGCGGCATCGCCCCGGCCCTCGCTCGCGGCGATCACGTCGTCGAGGAGGTCGGCGGCGGCCCGGTCGGCCGCGGAGGGGCCGGCACCGGCGGCGCTGCCGGCATCCGACGACGTCCAGAGCTCGACGATCTTGGTCGCCGCGGTCGACGGCCGCCGGGTGGTGAGCACCGCCGCGAGCGGAACGTCGCCGGCGCGACGGTCGAGCACGGTCGGCTCGTACGGATGGCGCGAGCGTTCCCATGCCGTGGCGCGCGTGCCGCCGAGGGCGGCGCGCAGCGTGTCGTCGATGACGGCGCCTCGGGCGGCGGAGGTGACGGTTCCGGTCATGATCAGGTCCTTTCGTGCGCGTCAGCCGCGCGGGTTCTCGCGATGGCTCGCGGCGACGAGGAGCTTCGTGTACTCGTGCTCGGGGTCGTCGAGCACTCGCGCACTGGGGCCCTGCTCGACGATGCGTCCGTCCCAGAGCACGGTGACCGTGTCGGCGATCTGCCGGACGACGGCGAGGTCGTGCGAGATGAAGAGCACCGCGACGCCGAGGTCCCGACGCAGCGAGCCGATCAGCTCGAGGATCTGGGCCTGCACCGAGACGTCGAGGGCCGAAACCGACTCGTCGCAGATGAGCAGCTCTGGTCGCGGGGCGAGCGCTCGTGCGATGGCGACCCGCTGACGTTGCCCGCCCGAGAGTTCGGCGGGACGCTTGACGGCGAACTCCACGGGGAGGTCGACGAGCTCGAGCAGCGCCGCGACCTCCGACGCGGGCCGCCGGCCGACGTTCAGCGCCTCCCGAAGGATCGATCCGACCGACATCATCGGGTTGAGGGACGAGTACGGGTCCTGGAAGACGATCTGCATCTGGCCCGGCGTTCGCGAGGCCCGACCCGGTGCGAGTGGCACGCCGTCGAAGGCGATCGTGCCGCCGTCCTCGCGTTCGAGGCCGGCGATGCAGCGGGCGAGCGTCGACTTGCCCGACCCCGATTCACCGACGACCCCGGCGATCTCGCCCGGGCGGATCTCGAGTCCGACGCCTTCGAGCACGGTGCGTTCGCCGAACCGCTTCACGAGGCCGGAGGCCGCGAGGAGCGGTGCCGGTCGCGAGGCCGTCTCCGTCGACGGCCCGCCGTCGGTGGCGCTCGCGTCCTGCCGTTCGAGTCGTTCGAGCCGTTCGGCGGTGAACGCGGGATCGGCTGCGATGAGCGCCCGCGTGTACGGATGCTCCGGTGCACTGAGCACGTGCCCGGTCGCGCCGCGCTCGACGACTTCGCCGTGCCGCATCACGAGGACCTCGTCGGTGCGACCGCGAACGAGTCCGAGGTCG
This genomic interval from Agromyces sp. Leaf222 contains the following:
- a CDS encoding peptidase C39 family protein; this encodes MTGTVTSAARGAVIDDTLRAALGGTRATAWERSRHPYEPTVLDRRAGDVPLAAVLTTRRPSTAATKIVELWTSSDAGSAAGAGPSAADRAAADLLDDVIAASEGRGDAALKWELPAGAPVPEIAVARGFVPLRAPHSSAPGTLGTDGLVRWHRPLAHAEPPYYAQTTLFTCGAVAGLLAVEVSGAAGLGADRESDRDLELAFWRRASNFPAVEPIGLAVVMRESLTDTDAVEVWLDAEGPVLVESYSAFEHDFRTELQAESLRRAAELAVPVHRERVSADEIAARVAAGDLALLLVDEAPMHGETGPHWVLAHAAGDGVVVIQDPWISSDEGETWVDAHELPIATPDLDRMVAWGPTGYRGVVFVSRR
- the lysS gene encoding lysine--tRNA ligase, yielding MAETQTDSALPADEPTAAEISEQKAVRLAKRERLIAASDDLGGGAYPVRLPITTTIPQVRAQFTDLEADVSTGEQVGLAGRIVFSRNTGKLCFATLQSGDGSRIQAMVSLAEVGEESLAAWKELVDLGDHVFVAGEVITSRRGELSIMVSSWQIAAKAILPLPNLHNDLNEETRVRSRYLDLIAREQARKNVLDRAKTNASLRHTFEGLGFVEVETPMLQVMHGGASARPFVTHSNAFDTELYLRIAPELYLKRAVVGGIERVFEINRNFRNEGADSTHSPEFAMLEAYEAYGDYTTMADLTQRLIQDAALATSGSHVVTWADGTEFDLGGEWDRISMYGTLSEAVGEQITAETPIERLRQLADEAGIEIEHPLPGKYVEELWEHHIKGGLVRPTFVMDFPLDTSPLVRAHRSTAGVVEKWDLYVRGFELATGYSELVDPVVQRERFVEQAKLAADGDPEAMRLDEEFLRALEFGMPPSGGMGMGIDRLLMALTGLGIRETILFPLVK
- a CDS encoding ABC transporter ATP-binding protein; this translates as MNGVRATDVQVTGPAGVMVQPLSFEIAEGRTLALIGESGSGKTLTAKSLIGLLPPGFRASGDLELGDRSQSLAAPDASWRPLRGRSVSLLLQDPFTSLSPVHRCGVQIAWTVEAAAAATGRRLGRRQLDDAVTARLAEVKLPERAARAFPHELSGGMRQRVAIAAALANDPVLLIADEPTTALDASNQAEILDLLRALQTARGMAMLLISHDLGLVRGRTDEVLVMRHGEVVERGATGHVLSAPEHPYTRALIAADPAFTAERLERLERQDASATDGGPSTETASRPAPLLAASGLVKRFGERTVLEGVGLEIRPGEIAGVVGESGSGKSTLARCIAGLEREDGGTIAFDGVPLAPGRASRTPGQMQIVFQDPYSSLNPMMSVGSILREALNVGRRPASEVAALLELVDLPVEFAVKRPAELSGGQRQRVAIARALAPRPELLICDESVSALDVSVQAQILELIGSLRRDLGVAVLFISHDLAVVRQIADTVTVLWDGRIVEQGPSARVLDDPEHEYTKLLVAASHRENPRG